One Malania oleifera isolate guangnan ecotype guangnan chromosome 10, ASM2987363v1, whole genome shotgun sequence genomic region harbors:
- the LOC131166964 gene encoding GATA transcription factor 4, translating into MDMYGNPAQDSLFRIDDLLDFSNDELFSASPTDSGYNPPPENSSGNRSSAAVVHRDFTNPISSTDFTTDLCVPNDDAAQLEWLSQFVEDSFTDFPANEFDGAANARSEASFHGRSRSKRTRPASANTSWFSSSESESNPTAGKTTTVTTSSRNSTKKKDPSQDSSSSMAGEQSSPGKMTSEGVRRCAHCASEKTPQWRAGPLGPKTLCNACGVRFKSGRLVPEYRPAASPTFVLTQHSNSHRKVMELRRQKEILRQEQEQKQQQQLYHHHHHHHHHHQDFEVC; encoded by the exons ATGGACATGTACGGAAACCCAGCGCAGGACAGCTTGTTTCGCATTGATGACCTTCTTGATTTCTCCAACGACGAGCTCTTCTCTGCCTCGCCCACCGACTCCGGCTACAACCCTCCGCCGGAGAACTCGTCCGGTAACCGCTCCTCCGCCGCGGTTGTCCACCGCGACTTTACTAATCCCATTTCTTCTACCGACTTCACCACCGACCTTTGTGTTCCT AACGACGACGCCGCGCAGCTCGAGTGGCTCTCGCAGTTTGTGGAGGACTCGTTTACCGATTTCCCGGCGAACGAGTTCGACGGAGCAGCGAACGCCCGGTCGGAAGCGTCATTTCACGGGAGGTCTCGCAGCAAGCGGACCAGACCGGCGTCGGCCAACACCTCCTGGTTTTCCTCTTCCGAATCTGAAAGTAATCCGACAGCCGGGAAAACCACGACGGTGACGACTAGCAGCAGAAACAGTACAAAGAAGAAAGACCCCTCGCAGGATTCGTCGTCGTCGATGGCCGGGGAGCAGTCGTCGCCGGGGAAGATGACGTCTGAGGGAGTGCGCAGGTGCGCGCACTGCGCCTCAGAGAAGACGCCGCAGTGGCGCGCGGGACCACTGGGACCCAAAACGCTGTGCAATGCATGCGGCGTACGGTTCAAGTCGGGCCGACTCGTTCCGGAGTACCGACCCGCGGCGAGTCCGACCTTCGTGTTGACTCAGCACTCGAACTCGCACCGGAAGGTGATGGAGCTGCGGCGGCAGAAGGAGATTCTCCGGCAAGAGCAAGAGCAGAAGCAGCAACAGCAGCTGTaccatcaccaccaccaccaccaccaccatcatcaAGATTTCGAAGTGTGCTGA